In the Chryseobacterium sp. MYb264 genome, one interval contains:
- a CDS encoding 4'-phosphopantetheinyl transferase family protein: protein MKIYAVKIDQNFAENLIRELMPYVSREKQEKIGRFRKPIDSLRSLLGDLIIRLLLCSHYGFQNEKISYEYGQYGKPFLSESPHLHFNISHSGNWVIGVVAEHKVGIDIEKITDMKPELCSLAFTEKENEMLQKLSPQERKKMFFELWTVKESYIKATGKGLSEGLNTLEVMKERDLIRIQKDGKNTTSYFETFEMIGGYMISLCSFSLIFNKNIELTTLDSFMNQVQSIFKPTIFKV, encoded by the coding sequence ATGAAAATATATGCTGTAAAAATTGATCAGAATTTCGCTGAAAATCTGATCCGGGAGTTGATGCCGTATGTTTCTCGTGAAAAACAGGAAAAAATAGGTCGTTTTCGAAAACCGATAGACTCGCTGAGATCTCTTTTGGGAGATCTTATTATCCGGTTGCTTTTATGTAGCCATTACGGTTTTCAGAATGAGAAAATCAGCTACGAATATGGGCAATACGGAAAACCTTTCCTCTCAGAATCTCCCCATCTTCACTTCAATATTTCCCATTCCGGAAATTGGGTGATTGGCGTTGTTGCGGAGCATAAAGTGGGTATTGATATTGAAAAGATAACCGATATGAAACCGGAACTTTGCTCATTAGCCTTTACTGAAAAGGAAAATGAAATGCTCCAAAAGCTTTCTCCCCAGGAAAGGAAAAAAATGTTTTTTGAACTTTGGACAGTGAAAGAAAGCTATATAAAAGCGACGGGAAAAGGGCTCTCTGAGGGGCTTAATACACTTGAAGTTATGAAAGAACGAGACCTTATCCGCATTCAAAAAGATGGCAAAAATACAACCTCTTATTTTGAAACCTTTGAAATGATCGGAGGGTATATGATCTCCTTATGTTCATTCTCCCTTATTTTTAATAAAAATATTGAGCTGACAACTCTGGATAGCTTCATGAATCAGGTACAGTCAATTTTCAAACCTACAATATTCAAAGTGTGA
- a CDS encoding HAD family hydrolase: protein MKNLPEGLEAAYFDVDGTLSKSNIVNPLLYIKKMVMSRSGYMIWRAVLPFRFLYWTVLDKISRKRSTAAIYNQYKGISVEKMKLLIPDCYHQQYQKKLFTKAIEVVRSLQEKGIPIVLVSGSLDLFLNPLAKEFGAELLCSSLEVKNGMYTGKVKGPVVSGIQKAVMIDTHASKNKINLEKSISFGDSADDLPMLRSVRYAVAINPDRILTLAAEKNQWNIEKWF, encoded by the coding sequence ATGAAAAATTTACCTGAAGGGCTGGAAGCTGCTTATTTTGACGTAGACGGTACGCTGAGTAAAAGTAATATTGTGAATCCCCTTCTTTATATTAAAAAAATGGTAATGTCGCGCTCCGGATATATGATCTGGAGGGCGGTACTGCCGTTTCGTTTTCTCTACTGGACTGTACTCGACAAGATCAGTCGAAAGAGGTCTACAGCCGCTATTTACAATCAGTATAAAGGAATTTCTGTCGAAAAAATGAAACTGTTAATACCCGATTGTTATCATCAACAATATCAAAAGAAGCTGTTCACAAAAGCGATTGAAGTCGTTCGTTCTTTACAGGAAAAGGGTATTCCTATCGTGTTGGTATCGGGATCTTTGGATCTGTTTTTAAATCCTTTAGCTAAAGAATTTGGTGCTGAATTACTTTGTTCGAGCCTTGAAGTAAAAAACGGAATGTACACAGGAAAGGTAAAAGGTCCGGTCGTATCGGGGATTCAAAAAGCAGTGATGATTGATACGCACGCCAGTAAAAATAAGATCAATCTGGAAAAGTCTATTTCCTTCGGGGACTCGGCGGATGATCTGCCTATGCTGCGATCTGTAAGATATGCAGTGGCTATCAATCCTGATAGAATTCTTACGCTTGCTGCTGAAAAAAATCAATGGAATATTGAAAAATGGTTCTGA